A window from Cryobacterium sp. SO1 encodes these proteins:
- a CDS encoding Ig-like domain-containing protein has product MTRLVTLGILVAALIVGPLAGTTTPATAESIESAATVGTAEPTPEPSETAAPSPAPKSFAPTQEPSAQPSAQPSAQPSESPSPTPSAAPAPAPTIDSPSANAFIGGSITVAGTRDPAQEIQLLSPTGGDPLCIVEPDGSATWECSRVRLPSGPSVSLKAVVTRDAGLAAALKVRVLQAPTVTGGSTGQPTTNGIVRGTGYPGATVTATLTGGARCSFTADASGAWACLLQGTLTSGSEQVTALQQTSFSAPESSPASDPVSLTIDVDAPAAPAVVNPGAGATLTAAAGPYDGQGENGATVTVFAGAYSVCSAVVFGGSWSCTGSGIADGTYDLRAVQQDAAGNVSPGSPAIKVTYAAAPAAPAPAPSPTSTSTPTPTPTAAPPVVPAPTATPQPTPSATPGSSSPTPVPAVPGGGDDQAGAVPPALTVPGGWNDPTQFSTAVIPPWTVAQFPWLQAAMLTLGALLLLVVPARLLAGTISRARGGRALLAGHRFSGRNRAREEFEVAPTVRVNRWVAYGGAVLTAAVFVLLSGPVSGTLSYVRLLLAVTLALLVVNAVAGLVPQWWGSRVLQVDVSMTILPRYLAVIAVTALASRVFELQPALLFGLLGSVVVTAGPVAAQRGQLAAIRAGSLLGLGLAALVIVGTLPVASSFLSALAAEVANTVVLASIGSAVLVLVPIGNTSGRSILAWSPPIWAALTVPAFLTLFALLSPMLPQWTGSGTASLLWLVAAGFAVLSVAAWAWQRFVQPALD; this is encoded by the coding sequence GTGACACGGTTGGTCACGCTGGGCATCCTCGTCGCGGCCCTGATCGTCGGCCCGCTCGCCGGCACCACGACACCCGCCACCGCGGAATCCATTGAGTCCGCAGCGACCGTCGGTACCGCCGAACCGACGCCGGAGCCCTCGGAGACCGCCGCACCCTCCCCGGCACCCAAATCGTTCGCGCCGACACAGGAACCGTCCGCGCAACCGTCGGCGCAACCGTCGGCGCAGCCCTCAGAATCGCCGTCGCCGACTCCGTCCGCCGCCCCAGCCCCGGCGCCGACCATCGACAGCCCCAGCGCCAACGCCTTCATCGGCGGCAGCATCACCGTCGCCGGAACCCGGGACCCCGCTCAGGAGATCCAGCTGCTCTCCCCCACCGGCGGCGATCCTCTGTGCATCGTGGAACCGGACGGCTCGGCCACCTGGGAGTGCTCGCGGGTACGTCTGCCCAGCGGGCCCAGTGTCAGCCTCAAGGCCGTGGTGACCAGGGACGCCGGCCTCGCCGCCGCGCTTAAAGTGCGGGTGCTCCAGGCCCCCACCGTCACGGGCGGTTCGACCGGTCAGCCCACCACGAACGGCATCGTACGCGGCACCGGGTACCCCGGCGCCACCGTGACCGCAACCCTGACCGGCGGAGCGCGCTGCTCATTCACCGCCGACGCATCCGGAGCGTGGGCCTGCCTGTTGCAGGGCACGCTGACCAGCGGGTCGGAGCAGGTCACCGCCTTGCAGCAGACCTCGTTCAGCGCCCCGGAGTCGTCTCCGGCGAGCGATCCGGTCTCGCTGACCATCGACGTCGACGCCCCGGCCGCCCCCGCCGTGGTGAACCCCGGTGCCGGCGCCACGCTCACCGCCGCCGCCGGGCCGTACGACGGGCAGGGCGAGAACGGGGCCACGGTCACGGTGTTCGCCGGCGCGTACTCGGTGTGCAGTGCCGTGGTCTTCGGCGGTAGCTGGTCGTGCACCGGGTCCGGCATCGCCGACGGTACCTACGATCTGCGCGCGGTACAGCAGGATGCCGCCGGCAACGTGAGCCCCGGCAGCCCCGCAATCAAGGTCACCTACGCCGCCGCACCGGCGGCGCCCGCGCCGGCACCCAGCCCCACTTCCACTTCCACCCCCACCCCCACCCCCACGGCCGCCCCACCCGTCGTGCCGGCGCCGACGGCCACGCCGCAACCCACCCCCTCGGCTACACCGGGCAGCTCGAGTCCCACCCCGGTGCCGGCGGTGCCCGGAGGCGGGGACGACCAGGCCGGCGCCGTTCCGCCGGCGCTCACCGTGCCCGGCGGCTGGAACGACCCCACCCAGTTCAGCACAGCGGTGATCCCGCCCTGGACGGTGGCGCAGTTCCCCTGGCTGCAGGCGGCGATGCTGACCCTGGGCGCGCTGCTGCTGCTTGTGGTGCCCGCCCGGCTTCTGGCCGGCACGATCAGCCGGGCGCGGGGCGGCCGGGCGCTTCTGGCCGGCCATCGGTTCTCCGGCCGCAACCGGGCCAGGGAGGAATTCGAGGTCGCCCCGACGGTGCGGGTCAACCGCTGGGTCGCCTACGGCGGTGCCGTCCTGACCGCCGCGGTCTTCGTGCTGCTGTCCGGACCGGTGTCTGGAACGCTGTCCTACGTCAGGCTCCTGCTCGCGGTGACGCTCGCCCTGCTCGTGGTGAACGCCGTGGCCGGCCTCGTGCCGCAGTGGTGGGGGTCGCGGGTACTGCAGGTGGACGTGTCGATGACCATCCTGCCGCGCTACCTCGCGGTCATCGCCGTCACCGCACTCGCATCCCGCGTGTTCGAGCTGCAGCCGGCCCTGCTTTTCGGCCTGCTGGGCAGCGTCGTCGTGACCGCGGGGCCCGTCGCGGCCCAGCGCGGTCAGCTGGCCGCCATCCGCGCCGGCAGCCTGCTCGGCCTGGGGCTGGCGGCCCTGGTGATCGTCGGCACCCTCCCGGTCGCCAGCAGCTTCCTCAGCGCCCTGGCCGCCGAGGTCGCCAACACCGTGGTGCTGGCGTCGATCGGATCCGCCGTGCTGGTCCTCGTGCCCATCGGCAACACCAGCGGGCGCAGCATCCTGGCCTGGTCGCCGCCGATCTGGGCGGCCCTGACCGTGCCGGCCTTTCTCACCCTGTTCGCGCTGCTCTCGCCGATGCTGCCGCAGTGGACGGGCAGCGGCACCGCGAGCCTGCTCTGGCTGGTCGCCGCCGGCTTCGCCGTGCTGAGCGTGGCCGCCTGGGCCTGGCAGCGCTTCGTGCAACCGGCGCTCGACTGA
- a CDS encoding NAD(P)/FAD-dependent oxidoreductase encodes MPKILIVGGGYAGFYTAWKLEKWLRPGEAEVTMVDPLPYMTYQPFLPEVAAGSIDPRHSVVAHRRHLTKTNVLTAKVTNVNHAEKKATITPPVGEPWVFDYDIVVVTAGAVSRTFPIPGVADQAIGLKTIEEAVAIRDKVLTNFDKAAQLPAGPERDRLLTFVVIGGGFAGIEVFAELRSFASSLLTRYPQIAFEDTHFHLIEAMGRIMPEVSESTALWVIKNLAARGAEVHLNTQLTSAVDGKIELSTGETFETDLIVWTAGVMANPGIVRNTDLPVEERGRLRVRPDLRVGTEDEIVVDAWAAGDITAVPDLSGGGVGGFCVPNAQHAVRQGKLMAKNIVAVIRGEGTVEYNHKNLGAVAGLGVGVGAFQSGNFALTGFPAWVAHRGYHGLAMPSWERKIRVVGGWVLNLFLGRDIVSLEAVQTPRAVFEEFASRPKPPAAAPAAAPAAAVRAPRAPRKPPVKKPVAEVAAAEAGTETVSAP; translated from the coding sequence GTGCCCAAAATTCTCATCGTCGGTGGCGGCTACGCGGGTTTCTATACCGCCTGGAAGCTTGAGAAGTGGTTGCGACCCGGCGAGGCCGAGGTCACCATGGTCGATCCGCTGCCGTACATGACCTACCAGCCGTTCCTTCCCGAAGTCGCCGCCGGTTCCATCGACCCGCGTCACTCCGTTGTGGCGCACCGTCGCCACCTCACGAAGACCAACGTGCTCACCGCCAAGGTCACCAACGTGAACCACGCGGAAAAGAAGGCCACCATCACGCCGCCCGTCGGCGAGCCGTGGGTGTTCGACTACGACATCGTCGTGGTCACCGCCGGTGCCGTGTCGCGCACCTTCCCGATCCCCGGGGTCGCCGACCAGGCCATCGGACTGAAGACCATCGAGGAAGCCGTCGCGATCCGCGACAAGGTCCTCACCAACTTCGACAAGGCCGCTCAGCTGCCCGCCGGGCCCGAACGCGACCGCCTGCTGACCTTCGTGGTCATCGGCGGCGGCTTCGCCGGTATCGAGGTCTTCGCCGAGCTGCGTTCCTTCGCCAGCTCGCTCTTGACCAGGTACCCGCAGATCGCCTTCGAGGACACCCACTTCCACCTCATCGAGGCGATGGGCCGCATCATGCCCGAGGTGTCCGAGTCGACGGCTCTCTGGGTGATCAAGAACCTCGCCGCGCGTGGCGCAGAGGTGCACCTGAACACCCAGCTCACCTCCGCCGTCGACGGCAAGATCGAACTCTCCACCGGTGAGACCTTCGAGACCGACCTGATCGTGTGGACCGCCGGCGTCATGGCGAACCCGGGTATCGTGCGCAACACCGACCTGCCGGTCGAGGAACGCGGCCGCTTGCGCGTGCGCCCAGACCTGCGCGTGGGAACCGAGGACGAGATCGTCGTCGACGCCTGGGCCGCCGGTGACATCACCGCGGTTCCCGACCTCTCCGGCGGCGGCGTCGGCGGCTTCTGCGTGCCCAACGCCCAGCACGCCGTTCGTCAGGGCAAGCTCATGGCCAAGAACATCGTCGCGGTCATCCGCGGTGAAGGCACCGTGGAGTACAACCACAAGAACCTCGGAGCGGTCGCCGGTCTCGGTGTCGGCGTCGGCGCATTCCAGTCCGGCAACTTCGCCCTCACGGGTTTCCCGGCCTGGGTCGCCCACCGTGGCTACCACGGCCTGGCGATGCCGAGCTGGGAGCGCAAGATCCGCGTCGTCGGCGGCTGGGTGCTGAACCTGTTCCTCGGTCGCGACATCGTGTCGCTCGAGGCCGTGCAGACTCCGCGCGCCGTGTTCGAAGAGTTCGCGTCCCGCCCCAAGCCGCCGGCAGCCGCGCCCGCCGCGGCCCCGGCCGCCGCCGTCAGGGCCCCGCGCGCACCGCGCAAGCCCCCGGTGAAGAAGCCCGTTGCCGAGGTCGCCGCGGCCGAAGCCGGCACAGAGACCGTCTCAGCACCGTAG